Within Eschrichtius robustus isolate mEscRob2 chromosome X, mEscRob2.pri, whole genome shotgun sequence, the genomic segment CAGACCGAGCCTCTGACCCCCCGAGATCCCTGAGGAGGTGGGCGGTGGAGTGGGATGGGCAGCCTGACAGCCCGGCCCGGGGTGCCCCAGGAGTCCCAGTAGGGGTGGGGTTGCATGCTGGGGGACCCTCTGTTCCGGGCCTGCTGGACCCCTCCATCCTCACTCAGGAGGGTCTTCCTCAACCCCTGAGAGTAAGGCTGCAGTCCCAGCACAGATGCTGGATGGGGGGCTGCCGCGCCCATGACTATGGGGGGAGCACAGAGAACTGCACACCGTCCCCTCGGGGCTCCTCACCAGCTTCCAGACTTTAGCAACCTGTTTTAAGAAACGTTTAGTTTTAGCTGAAGAGGCCTGAGCAGTGGCAGGTGATTTAGGGAAACGCTTGCTTTGATGATTAGATCATATTACCTGTTGGAGTTACGTGTTTGTTACTTTTTCATCCTCCTTCATAGTGAGTAATACATTTTCCATGTCTGTGCAGTGCAGTGTGTgtcctatgtatatatataacatgtgTGTAGAATGTATGTGCCTATATACACATGCATCGCCATACCACATGTATGTATAGGGAACGCGTCATGTATGTTCCAGTACCCAGACTGAGGTCATCCACAGGGCCCTGAAGGGCACAGACACTCACGCCCCGTGGGGGTGCTGAGAGTCCTCCAGCCCGGCGGTCCCCGTGCTTTGAATGCAGGCTTGCCGCCTGCCTCACAGCCAGTCTGCCCGGGGAAGTGAGCCTGCGGGAGAACGTGGGGCCACCACGCCGCCGGGAGAGAAGGGAGCAGAGTGGGCAGTGGAAGGAGAGAGCAGGGCCCAAGCTTGAGCAGACGAGCCGCCTGCCGAGGGCCATGCCTCGGACCCCCACGTCCAGGACCCTTCTCCATCCTCACACCCTCAGTCCTAGACCCTCACCCTCCTCCCTGGCCCTCGTGTCCATTTCACGAGAGATGGTGACCTGATGGGGCTGGGGAGGCCACGTGGGCAGAATCCAGTGTCAGGCTCTCATGGGCACTAACGCCTGGCTtccctgtgttttctccattatgTGGCCTGAGGCATCAGGTAGTAGGACCCCGTGGAGGACAGCTGAATCCCCCTTGACTGTTGGGGAGACACGTCAGGCCAGTGCAGGGACGGGGCTTTGCACATACACTAAGCTCAGCTTGAATAAGAGTCCTTCTAGTGATAAGCTGATCAAATCATGGAGACTCCCTATGCCtcgatttctccatctgtaaaatgggcctcgTAATAGTACAAGGCAAAAGCATTGGTGTGGGTTTCCCCATGATGTGACCTGTTTGTAAAAGGCCTGGGCCAAATGAAGTGGTCGGTGGATGTAGCTCTTGTTACTGAGTGTGTAAGAAAGATGCGCCCTCCCCCATGTTGTGAAGATTCCAAACCAGTACATGTCTTCTGATCCCCGCATACGTGGATTAGTGCAGTTTTCCTTTTCTCGTGAAAATTTGTTATCAGAATGCTTGGATTCGCCTTACTCTTTTTCTCGCTTGCCCCTGTTCACGATGAGGCTATTGATTTGAGGTGTTGCTTCCATTTGAACACAGGTGTTTGCAGCTTTAACTCCCAAGTGCCTCTTTGGCCGCGTGCCGTAAGTGCTGGGGGCGTTGGtatgtgttttcttcatttcaaagcattttctaatttcccttgtatgttcccTGGGCTATTGTTACAGACTGAACTGCGTCCTCCCAAATTTtgcatgttgaagccctaacccctagaACCTCACAATGTCACTGTGACGGGAGTTAGTGGTTCTTAGGTTGACATGAGGTCATTGGGATGAGGTCTAAAGCAAGATGGCTGGTGCCCTTGAGGGAAGAGCAGATCAGCACATGCAAGGAGAGaaggcagggcctgggggtgCGTGCACAGAGGAAGGTGCCGAGTCCGTGCTCCAACATGCACGACATCAGGAGGTGACTGACCTGGTGGGGTTCCTGCTGCCCAAGTATCGCACAAAGGAGACTACCACAGAGGCAGAAATGCTGACCATCCTCAAAGATTACCAGGACCACTTCCCCGTGGTCTTCAGCCGAGCCTCTGCGCACTCGCAGCTGGTCCTTGGCCTCGACGTGAAGGAAGTGGACCCCAGCAATCACTCCTATGTCCTGGTCCCCGCCCTGGGCCTCGCCTGCGATGGGATGCTGAGTGACGGGCCGAGCATGCCCAAGCCCGGCCTCCTGGTGTTGGTCCTGGGCCTGATCCTCCTGGAGGACGACTTTGTTGCCCCTGAGGAGGAGGTGTGGGGAGCACCTAGCAAGGTGGGTGTGTGTGCCGGGAGGGAGCACTACATCTATGGGGAGCCCAGGGAGCTCCTCACCAAAGTGTGGGTGCAGGAGGGCTACCTGGAGTACCGGCAGGTGCCCCACTGTGACCCCGCCCGCTACGAGTTCCTGTGGGGTCCCCGGGCCCACGCGGAGACCAGCAAGTGGCAGGTCCTGGAGTATCTGCTCAGGGCCAGTGGATGGGATCCCAGGTCCTTCCCATCCCTGTGTGCAGAGGGTGTGAGCGATGACGCAGAGGGGGCCTGAGCCAGAGCAGCAGCCAGGCTCCTTCCAGGCCCACGTCCAGCAGCTTCTCCCgtggggcaggaagggaggcTGATCCTTCTCTCTGAGTTTGAAGAGGGAGCGGTCAGCCTTCTAAGTAGTGAGGGCCCGGGCCTGTCGGGGGAACCCGGTGTGCAGCATCTTTGGGTTCCTGTTGTGTATGATGACGTGGAatttcatctctgttttctttaggaaattttcaaatattgttcCATTTAAAAGAAGGCTTAATAAGCTTCAGTATGTAAGTTTGTGGATGACATTAATCACCCATGTATTTGCTCTAATTGGGTTCAACGACAAGAGTTTTGCAATTGGGTAAAACAAATTGTAAGATTCCCATATTATTTTGTGATCCTGAACAAGATAACATGGCATTGGAATAGGAATTTACTTGGAAATGTGAAAGTAATTAGCAGTACAACTGAAGGCCACCCCGTTGTTCCTCGGGACACACCATCGTCGGCTCAGTGGTGCGTGCCTTGCTGTGGGACTGTCCTGTCCCCGCCAtagggcagggccaggccccgGGCATGTGGGCCACAGGGGGAGGGGCTGCCCTGGGGGGAGCGGGCATTGCCGGCACCCAACTTCCTGGCGGGACGCCACACGAGGGGccctcagaaagggagactgTGGGGGATGGAGGGCCGCCGGGTGGGGTGTATGGGAGGCACTTTGTTGGGTACCTTGGGCGGGGGGTGGCGGGTTCCGTGGGCTTCGGTGGCTGTCAGAAGT encodes:
- the LOC137756468 gene encoding melanoma-associated antigen 10-like, translated to MARGPLAETSRLDEEAGVRAPRGFPGLAGGIPVGPLFVVPSISETWMLKSKRLPKGSFRPGTAQGCRQRRGSVGSPLSSLRVLSLSSGGSSSTPESKAAVPAQMLDQEVTDLVGFLLPKYRTKETTTEAEMLTILKDYQDHFPVVFSRASAHSQLVLGLDVKEVDPSNHSYVLVPALGLACDGMLSDGPSMPKPGLLVLVLGLILLEDDFVAPEEEVWGAPSKVGVCAGREHYIYGEPRELLTKVWVQEGYLEYRQVPHCDPARYEFLWGPRAHAETSKWQVLEYLLRASGWDPRSFPSLCAEGVSDDAEGA